The DNA window CCTAAAGAAGATGTGGGAAGCGAAAATCTATATTTGACTCGTcttcaattaattttcaacCAAGTTCTTTCGTCCTCACTACTCGGCAGGACAATAGTTATCAACTGTAATCCGCCGAGTTTACTGACAGATTTTAACTTCACTTGAACTCCGTTACTTATTTGACCATCTCACCTATTATAGAGGACTTGCTTGAATTGTTGATTACTCTTTCTGGCTTATTTCCGCTAAGCAGATCAGTAGTAGGTATATATTTTAGCATTAGCATTTAGCGTTAGCAGTTTCTCAAACTATGTCAACTACGGAAAAGTTATTACTGGCTCTTTAACCCCTTATTGCAGTTTTTCATAAAGTATTGGCCATAATTTGCAATCACTCAACATTTTCAcaatccttttatccttttctttcatttaaaaCTTCACCTGCAATAATAGAGGTAATGTATGGTGGTAAGAATAACCGCTATTGCGGCAAGGACATTATCtgccactaaaaaaaaatcgttgagaTGACAAGAGAACCTAATCGGGACTAGTAGAAGAACCAGCACAAACGATGCTTTGTAAAGAAGTTTGGCGGGGAAggctttctgaaaaaaaaaattacttaaacTCTTGGAACGATTAAATCGTTGGAGGGTAACCCTCTTACCAACACTGAAAACCATTTTGCTTTCCCAATTCTGCGAATATCACGGACATCCATAAGAATTTGCACAATAACAAGAATAACGACGGCAACTTCACATCCAAGTCGTAACTGAAGTACttgtgatctttttttttcatatttatactATGTATTGAGCTTCTTACCCAGCCCTGATACCAGTTCCATCTCCAGTATTGTTGTAGATGACACTGTGCTCTCTCCTTGTCTGGAAAATTATTTAACTTTTGTGTTGTGAACCAGTCTGCTTCTTCGAAAGGCTTTGCTCGAAGAGATATAGAACTTCCAACCTGATAACTTAAAAAGTGGTGGCATGGGACATAATGAGCGAAAAGGAAGTGAAATCTTCTATAGAACATTGGTATTGTTCGATCCgagtaatatttatttatttgtctatttagCTGTATTCAGTTCTACACAAGTTCTTCAATTAGGCACACAAATtcttattggaaaaaaagttttgagagGAATTTGCATAGTAGTGAGATTTGGTGGATGCGACAGATGAATTGTAGTGTGGAAGAAGATGATTTTTTATATGAACCAAAAACTTTTCTGAGTCACCGGCTTGAGTCCACACAAATGGTCTTAAAGAAGTGTTCACCACAGAACCATCACTGCTAATCAGTCCTTGGgtaatttcctgaaaaaaggtgGATCCAGTTGGTTGATTACATAAAGTGGACACCAAGGGAAAAAGTGCTCGGCGAGGTTCACCTCAGTGGTTGCCGAGATAGGACGCAGCATGTAGGAAGCAGTGAAAATAATGTAGTAGAAAGAAAACGCAAGCAATGAACGAAACCAGCtgcaaaattgaaatttcggaaagcattttctttctgtccAGATTGACAAGAAATACTACCTCTGTCTTCCATAAGCTCTCCATTTCTCATCAAGGATATTCTCTAAGATTCCATCGAGAAGTTCCAAGTGCTCAGATGTTTTCTGAgtcaaaatgaataataatttattgtaaACATGGTTGAAAATGGTTAACACAGCGGACAAAATTAGAAGATAAGATCATGTTACTATATggcaccttgatcaccttgactaaCATTGaccttcgaactggtcgagcgggcgccattaattcttccatttgtctcgATCGTGTGCCAGAgccgcccagtggttcctcccttcgcgtgggacacgaagagcattataatttcctttgaaggacttcgtaaaaaaatttgatcatCGGGACGGCGGTATTCCTGCGCTTCATATCGCGGGGAACACAGtggctcacggctctggtccaacggttgtcgttaaagcgcatcacgtgtccggcccaacttattttacatttcttggcaaacgcgtgtctaatcttcgatcgctgacgcaggagagaacttcgaatcccatgcctcacttgcgtgaaacaaACTCTTAGCATCAACTCCTTGCGGGACaaactcctagcatcactctctcaattgcccGTTCAATGATGTTTGCTTGCTTGTgaagtgcccaggtttccaAAGCATagttcaaagcaggaagtacggtggtgttgaagaggtgagcacggagttcttggtcttcttcactacatcctcgatgctatTATACGCTCCTCCTCagcaagccgctcgtctcctccttcCCAGCTcaggggtcaggtcgttcatcatgttcaattcccgactcAGACAAATGTAGCTGGTGCTTTCGGATATGTTCCTTCCTTTGaacgtgaatggggcatccgagacccatccgttacgcACGAACATCATCTTTTGCAGATTTATCTGAAGACCTGTGCACCCGcattcgtcgaattcggtcagcattcgttccgcttgactGATATTGGATGTCATCAGCATCAGCAAAGcccaaatggtgtagctgctgACCTTCACTGCCCTCTCGacccattccaacttttgcattgcgttctcgagggtggctatgaacattttgggtgagattgtatcaccctgtcggaccccctcttcacgtcagtgATGATATTCGTGTTGAATGGCAAGATTCCGGttgcttccgtctcaactgaggccttcttcaagttgaTGAAGGTAAGACAGAGCGACATCTTGCACTCTcttgatacctcgatgagtttcgaaacagtgtgaatgtggtcaatcgtgctgaatccttttcgaaaccctgcttgctcgcatggctgtccttcatccaaggcTTTTTCAATcgtattaaggattactcttgtaatgagcttgtagatgacgaacaataagcagattggacgatagttgccgatctccctttttatacaacacggtcttgctggtaatccactgtttaggaaccttgcatccCAACAGGAagcgtgtaaagagcctcgacagggtgttgatgagtactggcggaagttCAGGTGtgctggtcttattctgtgtTGTACGGTTTGTTATCGACATGATGGCATATCGCACTTAGGACGGGAGACGTGTCTGTCTTCcgtcagatggtgaggaggcaaatagacatggctgtcgaagagatcagactAGAAGTCGCAGATGATCTTCTCCATCCCCTTCttgatgcaatggttgttcccttcgggttccggagagcagtcatcctcgtcttgcgactggcgaagacTGGACGAGCATAGCGTAGGgtttttcccgcctctgcagcttcaaccAGCACTTCccctcttctctctttaagatcttccttcatcgcctctctgcaatgccttgcgagctcggacgtgagttcttggttgcctgcagctcgtgcagctccacgctggcgtataaactcaagaatttcaagaaacaGAAGTCTCTTGGTGGCTTtgaaactctcagccttcttcgtgcagtcgtgaaggtgttcaacgagccgatcatattcctcgtcgatatTGCCCATTGCgggatcttcccaaaagccagcttgcgtGGCGAAAAGAGCCCAGTTAGTGATAATTCTGAGACTTCCCTCTCTGAACTCCGccgctttctcttctttccgaGTAAGTGAAAATCTTCCCCAGAGGAGGCGTTCGTCAGGCAGAACcatttactgacgatgatgtggtctatttcattacggtacccttcACCGGGTGACTTCCACGTCCAGCATAGAAAGGAGAGCTTCTGGAACTGCGaattcccatggatggtcttagtcgtaaTGATGATCTCTGAGAGCCTCTCTCCTTGTTCATTCCACTGTAGGCCgggggtcccgatgtgaagttcctccggcgttcttcttgggccaactttggcgttgaaatcgccaattatgaccttgtagaaggcatgatcttcgcggtagaacttctccaggtccataaagaaagcttcgacttcttcttcttcgtagcttgatgtagGAGTGTAAGCGGCGAAGATAGTAAAAGCTGCAGTTGAACTATATCTTCTCATctgcagacgtccgattcgggtcgtaataAGTTCGAAAGAGTAtattctttgccatactcgtgttgaagaagacgccaactccaccctCTACGGttgcatgttcctaagaacacttcttctccagtttcataaacggcgttgagagggtggcgtcgtctcttttcggtcagtccgatgacgtcataCTTAAttttcttggcttgcatcatcagatcttcgaggGCCGCTTCCTAtacaagcgtacgtgcgttataagcaCAGATCGTCATACTAGTCCTTTTTATCCGTTTTAGTTATTATACGTACTATACATTATTGTtgtcaatatatatatatatattaaaataatgaaCTTACTCCATAGACTACAAGAGATAGTGCTGACTCCTCGTTCATTTCTCCAGTCACTTCATTGATGGTGTCGATTTTCGTTAGTGGATAGGAGGAACAACTAGCTTCTCCATAAACCCACACACTTTGACCTTCCAATTCGAGAATAAGATTGAAAAGCTGCAATATTGTTGATTTCATGAaccatgttttcatttttgttcatttcatttacaCTCGCAATCCATATTTCCACACTTTCATTTGTTCATACCTGGCCTTTCATTACTTTCACATGTGTAGTTATAAATTAATTGGTTCTTTCTTTTGAAGCAGAAGAATttgttcggattttttttttcgttggccAAATCGTTAGGctcaatttaaaggcatcacctcacgaatctgaggtggtacggatttcaggtggagtatttgtatacgggatcgaagATTAAGGAGaatgggtgattccgtccatttcttcctaattgcagtaaaaaacgtcccggaagatacggtttcgagcgttctggcccgctattttctacaacgagttcgtttggagcgcgtcagccgtATGCACACGTCGCATCTTTCGATCcatttttacgccaattagcaagaaatggacggaatcacccacctctccataatctacgatcccgtacatggatattccacttgaaatctgcaccaccccagattcgtggggtgatggctttaacaTGATAAATGGCACCTGCTTTCAGCAAACCGTGTTCCGCGTTCCCTTAAATTATCAACATTTTGTATAATTTCGCCGTTAATCATATGTATATCACACTCTCCCTACGAGGGAAGATGTTTGAAGCGTTCTGGTCCAGAATCGTCAAAATTAGGTGAGGTTGGTTTTATAGTTGTGTAAATTCATTAGTGCCCATAGATGACCTCtttgcagaatttttattcaaactaaacctattcttatttatttgtgccAAGAAGCGCATGCTGTTCAAGAATCCGAAAAGTCTTTGCTATTATTAGGTTGTCGCATAATTCCTTCCCACCTTTTTGAATGACACTCGGTCGCAAGTATTTCAAGATATAACAATCCTAGGGCACAAGAGGTACATGTTATCCCTATCCACAACTCGATGCCAATGCGTCGAGTGGGTGAGTTTCCTCAGGGCTTTGGGCGAAACGTGAAGAAGACACCGACTACCTTCATGACCTTGTTCTCAGTCCTGAACATGTTTCCATCCAGGAAGCGCCGAATGTGGTTGAAAAGTAGGAAGCAAGATGCAGCCCATAAGCATGCTGAGGATTCACCAGTCAACCTAGCTCTCTAGTTTACACGGGTCAAGTTTAATTTTGCCGTTTGCGATTGGGCATTGTCTTAGCTGAAGGAGATTTCGGCCTGCTGGCCACGTATCCAATGGATGTGGATCTTCAGGTTTTGGTTTGTAGAACGAAGGTTTGAGCATTAATAAGCTGCCTCTCCGGCAGAACCTGTTGTTCCTTTTCCTTGGTGCTCCATTCTGGACTACCAACAAAAGAGGAGCAATTTTTATGAAAGAAGAATATACCTTTGCTCGGGATGTTCATCCCAATTTGTCAACATTTTCTTGCTGACAGTATGGTAACCACTTCTCCTCTCCAGTGAAGAGCGTCTTAGGAGAGCCGAATTTCCTGAGAGAGagggaagagagagagagagagagaaaagaaagacttttttcctcttgcgGGGCCGAACGTCAATAGTTTGTACCCTCAAACGGAGTTCGTGGACATAACCAATCATCGCTAAGCCCTTCACGATTGGTGAATGGTTAAAGCCTTGCGTGATCACTAAACCCCTAGCTGTGGCATAGAGGTATACCTTCAGAGCTTGTCGATGTCCACCTCCGGTAACCGACCACGCCGCTCAGAATTATCAAGCGAATATTCGCCATTCTTGAAATTGGCGTACAACATCGTACATGTCTTATAAGAACTGACGCGCGCGcagtatatttgaaaaaggGTGGTGTGGGTTGCTTTCAAACTGGAATTGTGAGAGAGAACGGCAACACAGAATTGAGTGTGGATTAAAACTTGTGCCCCATACTAGCCTCCAAGGATCAAACTGATATACTGCGACAGTGAGCGTGAAAGTGCGAAGGGTGCAATCCCCGCACCGCTTAAATTATAGATCATATGAACAtatacaaaaaatcaaaagtcaTCGAAAAGTTGATTATGTAACAACTTAATACTTCCGCAAAAACCTCTTCCCAAAATGATTCTGATAACAAAATGAGAACCCTATCCACTGAATACATCCACTTGTTTCTTGGCGAGTTCAGCAATCCGTTCTTTTCCGCGCACTCTCTCAGACTTCATCTTCCTTCCGAGACCTTGTCAGTCTACCTTCTTCTTCGCCAACTTGGCCGCTAGAGTGAGAGGTGTTAGATTCTGCTTATTGGCGATATTAAGACGGGCACCCGCCTCCAGAGCTAATTTCATCATTTCCTAAACAGTTCTTTCCTTCATTTGCTTATCTCAACAAGTGTCGAATGGACTCACTATTTTCTCATGGATAACGCAAAGATGCAGCACAGTATTCCCATTTGTGTCTTGTGCGTTTAGATTCGCTTTTCTGGCTATTAAAAGTCGAAACAAATCCGGCTGATTCATGCAGACAGCGAAGGAGAGGGGATATTCGCCAAAGTACATTGTTCTGCGTTGTTTCTATTTAATGAATTTGGATCTTATTCGGAAGTTATTCAGATCCTACCCAGTGTAGTTTGTGTTTTCCGTGAGATCCACATATTCGTGCTCCAAACTGTCCGTTCTACTGCTTTTCTGGTCATCTGCGCAGAAGAACGCACCATAGCATCTGAAATATCATTAGTTGTCTTCGGTGATGAGCACTAAACTGCTAGTTTCGCTGTAATTCCACGCTCATAGTACAATAGATAGCGACTGCATTAAAACGAGAGTGCGCGACTTGACTCCTCCAATCCACGCCTTTTCTCTGCGTGATGCATACTACGTCCTTCTCTAGCGTCCCAATCAAAGACACATCGCCTCCGCTCAATTGAGCATCCTCAGCACAGTCTATTTAGATTCTCGTGTAGGTTACTGTATCAGTTACAATGACGGATAgtggaataataataaaaataatactaatatgCAAATATTTCCGCTAAACAATCGTTTTATTCATCTGTTCATCCAAGCTGtttattttgaaacatttccttttcttatttcaacaagaagagaaaggttttattttcacaaaagtTTAAGCAGTTTTATATTCCCTTTATTGAGTCTAACAAAATTCGTGAATCAAAAGTTGGCCGTGTAACGACATCTGGTGATGCCATCGAAAAAGCGATTTTCAAATGCGGTGATTCCACGGGCAAGTATCCTTCGAAAAAGgatgttcttttgaatttgACATGCGATCCTATCCGCTGTGGAAATAGAGGTGCGCGCAGTTTAAGTATTGTTTGGTTCCTGAGAAATTCTAGATGGAGGTATGAAAGAGTGCAAGAGGCGCGATGAACAAGGACTCGTATAGTCGTGTTGAAGCACTCGTAAGCAGCAGCGCGATGCTGCTTTCCTATCTGCAGATCCGATCTCAAATCGACTAACCAGTAATACTGAAGGGATCAGAAGAGAAGTTTCTTAATCAGTGAGTTCCGATATCAACCATGAGAGCCACACAGAACGCGAAAAAGTCCCCACTATTGGTTCTAATCATGTAGTAGAAAATAATACAAGTCTCCGAGCTCTACATTTTCATCCGTGTTGTCTggcaatttttgagaaaaggaaGTATGGGAAGTTACACACTTTAAGTTTTTGGATTTCTTGTTCTTTAGGACTTCACACATTTGGGATAGACTAAATTTTGTGTGAGTGCTAGCTCTAACACGTATATTCATATCCCACAATATATACTAAAAGTATATTGTGTGCGCATCCTAACAGTAAAGAGTTGACGATCGGGCATCCCTTCTCGATTGAGTGATATTATTGATATCATATATCATTGAAATTACCACCAATTTTGTCCCCAAAGTTTTGGTTCTTGCAAAAAGCATTCAGTATGGTGCATAGCAAATCCTGACTGCGCTCAAAAACTGACAACAAAAAAGggcatgctatataataacgcgcttagtccgtgtgtgcgtgttgtgtgttgtgtgtgtgtgtgtttgtgtttgtgtttgtgtgtgtcacgaataTACTCCATAATAATGCAAAACCCTtgcaccggtgaggtgccgaaccatcgtcatgcacctgataggcgagcactctaacTTTTCACCATTCTCCAACTTTAAAGAACCATGTATTTCCTCTTTTGATagggcaagttagtttctctcatatgttagtgatgGTAAATAatcttttatgtgaatgtatacttccaaatttgcaaagtaTTATGCTGTATAATAGCGGGCGTACTCTGCCACGCgcgtgcgtctgtgtatgtgtgtctcGGTCCTCGGTTTTCTTAACATATCTGTTTTCCAGCATGTcttcctgatgctgctaacatcttttcttcaaaaagaagaaacacacgtgcgagcggctgcttaaatacactAGATAGTAACCAACAGTTTAAGCGacctgacgtggaacgttacttttatcactacgatagtgatattcacgtcttcatgttagcacattaTTCTTTGCTTATATTTGAGAAcgaaggaaactcatacttcgaatggTATTTCCAAATTGGGGAagattgagagaaaaatagatgtaaaatcaagattGATTGTTTCCCAAATacagaactgagcgtttacggaaaatctttcatctctACTTAAATTTTCgcgtaaaaaaattgaagaaagcgttgataggaaaaagcaattgtaattttacaaaaatgtcgctactgttatttcctattgatcggtgaaggcgagcgaagcgaagagcaaaaaaagcctaaaaaccggctttagccggacgttcaggctggtttgAATGTAAAGATGTCTTCGGAACTGATCGATTACTTTGAATTATTGTAGCACTAACAACTTTGAATGAAACTTCAACTGAGGACGAACTCGTAGCAGTAGAATCTGCTCCCGTTCAGCGACTCCGTAAtgatgaaaggctcggttaGCATTGGTCCCTATCAAACTCTAATGCGAAGAAGTATGGTGGCCTCCCACCACTGCGCTTCGTCCACCCACAAAATTTCCGACGCTGGCAGGACTCGAATCTCGAACATTCCtatccgaagtccgacgccttCTCTATTACGGTCTTTCAGATCCCAAGTACATGCCTATTTGTTAGCGTTGAACCGTGCAGCAGCACGCACCAAGCAACCTCCTGGGTCATAAAACTGGTAGTAACAAAATTGTCAATCTTTCATGGTTGTGTATTTTTTGactgatttttcatttggttcttcttttttgcggAAATATTTTCCTGATATTGCAGTGTTGCTATTTACCGTTGGTTGACGTCGGCTCCACGTCGCAACAATTTGCTGGCCATTTCCACGTCATGGTTGATAATTGCTTGGTGAAGAGGAGACAAACCTGGAAAATTGTTTGCATTGGCGAAAATTTTAGGCGTCTCTTACTGATCTAGTCTAAAACCGACCGTAGTAGTCTTCTGAAGTGCAGATGTCATTCACCAATTTAGGATAGAAATCTAGTATACGTAGGGCTAGTATATTGTGGATCGTAGTACCTTGTAAGAGACATACACCAATGATGGTCTCTCCCATGGATCCTTAGAGCACAGATTAGATTAGTAGATTTAATGTTACAACGTGTTAATTCAGTGTTTTCGCTTCAACGTGTCACGTGTCACGTCCTCCTTAAAACATTTCGGAAGCATTACATGTAATATTATCtattatgtatatatttatttatatttgctaTATACGCATAAACGGGCACTCAACCATGTTGCGAGCAGTGAGTTTTCTCTTTCAAGATTTGTGTTATAAGTTCTATTCGAAATGTGGAGTCAGTGGCATAACATGTTGGTTCAGTGAAATAGCAGCAGGTAATTACTACAGCCGTGGGAAAAATTCTAGTCACAGCTGAAATGATAGTAAAGGCAAGATTTGTCCCGTATCCTGTAAAATAAGAGTCAGAGATAGAGCCATAGTTGAGAAAAGTAAACGAGATGAGGACTTTTGTGCTttgacttttatttttaccttttcactTATATTCTTTTCCGGTATTTGTCGTAGTCCCCACTTTgctgaaagaaagaatgaaaccGGACACAACACGTGAAGTACTAAgtgaaaaggacaaaaaaggaAGTCGTGAACGTATTTTGTAGTTCTATACTTAATTGTGCTTAGTAACGTAGTTTTTGTGTAGCCTTGTGAAAAGTAGCCTGGATTCTTGTAGAGAATATCAGAAAAGAGAAGTACATAGCTGTAGAAAAGAAGTTTGCCGGAATTATTTCGCTTCCTTTGAAAATCGTCCACCAATACAAGGAAATGCAATTACATTGTGTCGAAAATAGAGTGCATGCATATGCgggtttgcaaaaaaatatatcTCCGAATCATCTTTGTCAATCATGggactttttttgtggttttttttgtggtttcacTACTACTCAGACAAATCTTCAGCACCTCAAAAAATCACTTGCAGATGAATGGGCATTGAATCCAAGTTAAAACATAGCTGTGGAATGAGcaaaaaaggcagaaaaatGTTAATGTAATTCTGTTATGGACCGTTATTAGAACTTG is part of the Necator americanus strain Aroian chromosome V, whole genome shotgun sequence genome and encodes:
- a CDS encoding hypothetical protein (NECATOR_CHRV.G19296.T1), which gives rise to MFIATLENAMQKLEWVERAVKVSSYTIWALLMLMTSNISQAERMLTEFDECGCTGLQINLQKMMFVRNGWVSDAPFTFKGRNISESTSYICLSRELNMMNDLTPELGRRRRAAC
- a CDS encoding hypothetical protein (NECATOR_CHRV.G19297.T1) — its product is MVLPDERLLWGRFSLTRKEEKAAEFREGSLRIITNWALFATQAGFWEDPAMGNIDEEYDRLVEHLHDCTKKAESFKATKRLLFLEILEFIRQRGAARAAGNQELTSELARHCREAMKEDLKERRGEVLVEAAEAGKTLRYARPVFASRKTRMTALRNPKGTTIASRRGWRRSSATSSLISSTAMSICLLTI
- a CDS encoding hypothetical protein (NECATOR_CHRV.G19298.T1), whose protein sequence is MGSANSVEPREGEVGGGRLREDMKLYRMIDMHGGGEMMTMMRYAKATNDFSFVDHYIKTRVSDFLLNNEKGKLFAITELVSLRNKERNAKLGAFLRKKGKGKAAVNVLEGFDQNGAKTGDLKKALKLLDGGGKGGKSELKYRELNWKLDERGSMGETIIGVCLLQGTTIHNILALRILDFYPKLVNDICTSEDYYGLSPLHQAIINHDVEMASKLLRRGADVNQRCYGAFFCADDQKSSRTDSLEHEYVDLTENTNYTGTMYFGEYPLSFAVCMNQPDLFRLLIARKANLNAQDTNGNTVLHLCVIHEKIEMMKLALEAGARLNIANKQNLTPLTLAAKLAKKKLFNLILELEGQSVWVYGEASCSSYPLTKIDTINEVTGEMNEESALSLVVYGEAALEDLMMQAKKIKYDVIGLTEKRRRHPLNAVYETGEEVFLGTCNRRGWSWRLLQHEYGKEYTLSNLLRPESDVCR
- a CDS encoding hypothetical protein (NECATOR_CHRV.G19298.T2), coding for MAMRQCTPTSSIETKMMENEQQQGKSHQSSYHLPPTMGSANSVEPREGEVGGGRLREDMKLYRMIDMHGGGEMMTMMRYAKATNDFSFVDHYIKTRVSDFLLNNEKGKLFAITELVSLRNKERNAKLGAFLRKKGKGKAAVNVLEGFDQNGAKTGDLKKALKLLDGGGKGGKSELKYRELNWKLDERGSMGETIIGVCLLQGTTIHNILALRILDFYPKLVNDICTSEDYYGLSPLHQAIINHDVEMASKLLRRGADVNQRCYGAFFCADDQKSSRTDSLEHEYVDLTENTNYTGTMYFGEYPLSFAVCMNQPDLFRLLIARKANLNAQDTNGNTVLHLCVIHEKIEMMKLALEAGARLNIANKQNLTPLTLAAKLAKKKLFNLILELEGQSVWVYGEASCSSYPLTKIDTINEVTGEMNEESALSLVVYGEAALEDLMMQAKKIKYDVIGLTEKRRRHPLNAVYETGEEVFLGTCNRRGWSWRLLQHEYGKEYTLSNLLRPESDVCR